One window of the Scylla paramamosain isolate STU-SP2022 chromosome 22, ASM3559412v1, whole genome shotgun sequence genome contains the following:
- the LOC135111566 gene encoding protein abrupt-like isoform X2, with amino-acid sequence MVFLPRVALLLAGEHFYASCFSGRRNPTMDDECLSLTWNNHGATYRQTLSTLRKENTLTDITLACDGQKFSAHKLVLVTCSDYFRTILGDLPCHHPIVYMRGVTAQEMQALIDFMYTGQTDIPQKEVPTLLSTAEALQIKGLGVFNGSENHDSGSKTQRERGNENKRKRCDLSSSINGLNEESGRSSTAKSLSREDQFLENLYSHHYAFLSSPKQRKLDEKNPSKIPDFISGSHTSALENSPHKESSSSAGGGDSSQNVSTSLSPGILNNLLHHRKPESSRSSLPRPPSPIPQSPQDRITSETGSSHTSDIAKESLIEKDSSHSSSSQPPQPNPRLEAKAASPRALNYSLAGLGGSKDSLGLGLHGHPSEESSSGHGDTPENLIKTEIKEEALDFSSSTMSENHHSDSPSSALSTNNIGEETRMYLDAFARSANLSWQQNTEETVESSAGDGRPFVCPICNKCFAKAAILKRHHLAHFRPYVCHLCPRSFTRREVLAEHMLEHTGADLRMPCPVCGMTIKRKRNLQAHIKVKHPDYYQQKSSKREAMC; translated from the exons TTGTTTTTCAGGTAGAAGAAATCCCACCATGGATGATGAATGCCTTTCTCTGACTTGGAATAATCATGGTGCTACGTACAGGCAGACACTCAGCACCCTAAGGAAAGAG AATACCCTGACGGACATTACTCTTGCTTGTGACGGCCAAAAGTTCTCTGCACACAAATTAGTCTTGGTGACTTGTAGTGACTACTTCAGAACTATCTTGGGGGACCTACCATGCCACCACCCCATAGTGTACATGAGGGGTGTCACTGCCCAGGAGATGCAAGCACTCATAGACTTCATGTACACAGGCCAGACAGACATACCCCAAAAGGAAGTGCCAACCCTGCTTTCAACTGCAGAAGCATTGCAGATTAAAGGCCTTGGTGTTTTTAATGGCAGTGAGAATCATGATAGTGGAAGCAAAACTCAAAGAGAACgtggaaatgaaaataagagaaagagatgtgatctttcttcatccattaATGGTTTGAATGAAGAAAGTGGCAGAAGCAGTACTGCCAAAAGTTTATCAAGAGAAGACCAGTTTCTGGAGAATCTTTACAGCCATCACTAtgcattcctctcttctccaaaacaaagaaaactggaCGAAAAAAACCCATCAAAAATTCCTGACTTCATCAGTGGTTCTCACACATCTGCACTGGAAAACTCACCCCATAAAGAGTCTTCTTCATCtgcgggtggtggtgattcCAGCCAAAATGTTTCCACTTCATTATCTCCAGGAATTCTCAACAACCTTCTGCATCACCGCAAGCCAGAATCATCCAGGTCTTCCCTACCCAGGCCACCCTCACCAATACCCCAGTCTCCACAAGACAGAATTACCAGTGAAACAGGCTCATCCCACACTTCAGATATTGCCAAAGAAAGTCTTATTGAAAAAGATTCCAGTCACAGTTCCTCCAGCCAGCCACCACAGCCCAACCCCAGGCTTGAGGCCAAGGCAGCCTCTCCTCGTGCACTGAATTATTCACTGGCTGGTCTTGGTGGAAGCAAAGACAGCCTTGGTCTAGGGTTGCACGGCCATCCCTCCGAGGAATCAAGTAGTGGTCATGGCGACACTCCTGAAAATCTG AtcaaaacagaaataaaggaagaagctcTTGACTTCAGCAGCTCAACAATGTCAGAGAATCACCACAGTGATTCCCCAAGCTCAGCCCTCAGTACAAATAACATTGGGGAGGAAACACGGATGTACTTGGATGCTTTTGCGCGAAGTGCAAACCTTTCTTGGCAGCAGAATACAGAGGAAACTGTG GAATCATCTGCAGGTGATGGACGGCCATTTGTGTGTCCAATATGCAATAAATGCTTTGCCAAGGCTGCCATTCTGAAGCGTCACCATCTGGCACACTTCCGGCCGTACGTGTGTCACCTGTGCCCACGCTCCTTCACCAGGAGAGAGGTGTTGGCAGAGCACATGCTGGAGCACACGGGAGCTGACCTGCGGATGCCATGTCCTGTGTGTGGCATGACCATCAAACGTAAACGCAACTTACAGGCTCACATCAAAGTGAAGCATCCTGATTATTACCAGCAGAAAAGTTCAAAAAGAGAAGCAATGTGTTAA
- the LOC135111566 gene encoding protein abrupt-like isoform X1, whose translation MAGRGAAGASICQSPATDGDATPPPPSALSPSPPAASTSYCCCRRNPTMDDECLSLTWNNHGATYRQTLSTLRKENTLTDITLACDGQKFSAHKLVLVTCSDYFRTILGDLPCHHPIVYMRGVTAQEMQALIDFMYTGQTDIPQKEVPTLLSTAEALQIKGLGVFNGSENHDSGSKTQRERGNENKRKRCDLSSSINGLNEESGRSSTAKSLSREDQFLENLYSHHYAFLSSPKQRKLDEKNPSKIPDFISGSHTSALENSPHKESSSSAGGGDSSQNVSTSLSPGILNNLLHHRKPESSRSSLPRPPSPIPQSPQDRITSETGSSHTSDIAKESLIEKDSSHSSSSQPPQPNPRLEAKAASPRALNYSLAGLGGSKDSLGLGLHGHPSEESSSGHGDTPENLIKTEIKEEALDFSSSTMSENHHSDSPSSALSTNNIGEETRMYLDAFARSANLSWQQNTEETVESSAGDGRPFVCPICNKCFAKAAILKRHHLAHFRPYVCHLCPRSFTRREVLAEHMLEHTGADLRMPCPVCGMTIKRKRNLQAHIKVKHPDYYQQKSSKREAMC comes from the exons GTAGAAGAAATCCCACCATGGATGATGAATGCCTTTCTCTGACTTGGAATAATCATGGTGCTACGTACAGGCAGACACTCAGCACCCTAAGGAAAGAG AATACCCTGACGGACATTACTCTTGCTTGTGACGGCCAAAAGTTCTCTGCACACAAATTAGTCTTGGTGACTTGTAGTGACTACTTCAGAACTATCTTGGGGGACCTACCATGCCACCACCCCATAGTGTACATGAGGGGTGTCACTGCCCAGGAGATGCAAGCACTCATAGACTTCATGTACACAGGCCAGACAGACATACCCCAAAAGGAAGTGCCAACCCTGCTTTCAACTGCAGAAGCATTGCAGATTAAAGGCCTTGGTGTTTTTAATGGCAGTGAGAATCATGATAGTGGAAGCAAAACTCAAAGAGAACgtggaaatgaaaataagagaaagagatgtgatctttcttcatccattaATGGTTTGAATGAAGAAAGTGGCAGAAGCAGTACTGCCAAAAGTTTATCAAGAGAAGACCAGTTTCTGGAGAATCTTTACAGCCATCACTAtgcattcctctcttctccaaaacaaagaaaactggaCGAAAAAAACCCATCAAAAATTCCTGACTTCATCAGTGGTTCTCACACATCTGCACTGGAAAACTCACCCCATAAAGAGTCTTCTTCATCtgcgggtggtggtgattcCAGCCAAAATGTTTCCACTTCATTATCTCCAGGAATTCTCAACAACCTTCTGCATCACCGCAAGCCAGAATCATCCAGGTCTTCCCTACCCAGGCCACCCTCACCAATACCCCAGTCTCCACAAGACAGAATTACCAGTGAAACAGGCTCATCCCACACTTCAGATATTGCCAAAGAAAGTCTTATTGAAAAAGATTCCAGTCACAGTTCCTCCAGCCAGCCACCACAGCCCAACCCCAGGCTTGAGGCCAAGGCAGCCTCTCCTCGTGCACTGAATTATTCACTGGCTGGTCTTGGTGGAAGCAAAGACAGCCTTGGTCTAGGGTTGCACGGCCATCCCTCCGAGGAATCAAGTAGTGGTCATGGCGACACTCCTGAAAATCTG AtcaaaacagaaataaaggaagaagctcTTGACTTCAGCAGCTCAACAATGTCAGAGAATCACCACAGTGATTCCCCAAGCTCAGCCCTCAGTACAAATAACATTGGGGAGGAAACACGGATGTACTTGGATGCTTTTGCGCGAAGTGCAAACCTTTCTTGGCAGCAGAATACAGAGGAAACTGTG GAATCATCTGCAGGTGATGGACGGCCATTTGTGTGTCCAATATGCAATAAATGCTTTGCCAAGGCTGCCATTCTGAAGCGTCACCATCTGGCACACTTCCGGCCGTACGTGTGTCACCTGTGCCCACGCTCCTTCACCAGGAGAGAGGTGTTGGCAGAGCACATGCTGGAGCACACGGGAGCTGACCTGCGGATGCCATGTCCTGTGTGTGGCATGACCATCAAACGTAAACGCAACTTACAGGCTCACATCAAAGTGAAGCATCCTGATTATTACCAGCAGAAAAGTTCAAAAAGAGAAGCAATGTGTTAA
- the LOC135111566 gene encoding protein abrupt-like isoform X3, translated as MDDECLSLTWNNHGATYRQTLSTLRKENTLTDITLACDGQKFSAHKLVLVTCSDYFRTILGDLPCHHPIVYMRGVTAQEMQALIDFMYTGQTDIPQKEVPTLLSTAEALQIKGLGVFNGSENHDSGSKTQRERGNENKRKRCDLSSSINGLNEESGRSSTAKSLSREDQFLENLYSHHYAFLSSPKQRKLDEKNPSKIPDFISGSHTSALENSPHKESSSSAGGGDSSQNVSTSLSPGILNNLLHHRKPESSRSSLPRPPSPIPQSPQDRITSETGSSHTSDIAKESLIEKDSSHSSSSQPPQPNPRLEAKAASPRALNYSLAGLGGSKDSLGLGLHGHPSEESSSGHGDTPENLIKTEIKEEALDFSSSTMSENHHSDSPSSALSTNNIGEETRMYLDAFARSANLSWQQNTEETVESSAGDGRPFVCPICNKCFAKAAILKRHHLAHFRPYVCHLCPRSFTRREVLAEHMLEHTGADLRMPCPVCGMTIKRKRNLQAHIKVKHPDYYQQKSSKREAMC; from the exons ATGGATGATGAATGCCTTTCTCTGACTTGGAATAATCATGGTGCTACGTACAGGCAGACACTCAGCACCCTAAGGAAAGAG AATACCCTGACGGACATTACTCTTGCTTGTGACGGCCAAAAGTTCTCTGCACACAAATTAGTCTTGGTGACTTGTAGTGACTACTTCAGAACTATCTTGGGGGACCTACCATGCCACCACCCCATAGTGTACATGAGGGGTGTCACTGCCCAGGAGATGCAAGCACTCATAGACTTCATGTACACAGGCCAGACAGACATACCCCAAAAGGAAGTGCCAACCCTGCTTTCAACTGCAGAAGCATTGCAGATTAAAGGCCTTGGTGTTTTTAATGGCAGTGAGAATCATGATAGTGGAAGCAAAACTCAAAGAGAACgtggaaatgaaaataagagaaagagatgtgatctttcttcatccattaATGGTTTGAATGAAGAAAGTGGCAGAAGCAGTACTGCCAAAAGTTTATCAAGAGAAGACCAGTTTCTGGAGAATCTTTACAGCCATCACTAtgcattcctctcttctccaaaacaaagaaaactggaCGAAAAAAACCCATCAAAAATTCCTGACTTCATCAGTGGTTCTCACACATCTGCACTGGAAAACTCACCCCATAAAGAGTCTTCTTCATCtgcgggtggtggtgattcCAGCCAAAATGTTTCCACTTCATTATCTCCAGGAATTCTCAACAACCTTCTGCATCACCGCAAGCCAGAATCATCCAGGTCTTCCCTACCCAGGCCACCCTCACCAATACCCCAGTCTCCACAAGACAGAATTACCAGTGAAACAGGCTCATCCCACACTTCAGATATTGCCAAAGAAAGTCTTATTGAAAAAGATTCCAGTCACAGTTCCTCCAGCCAGCCACCACAGCCCAACCCCAGGCTTGAGGCCAAGGCAGCCTCTCCTCGTGCACTGAATTATTCACTGGCTGGTCTTGGTGGAAGCAAAGACAGCCTTGGTCTAGGGTTGCACGGCCATCCCTCCGAGGAATCAAGTAGTGGTCATGGCGACACTCCTGAAAATCTG AtcaaaacagaaataaaggaagaagctcTTGACTTCAGCAGCTCAACAATGTCAGAGAATCACCACAGTGATTCCCCAAGCTCAGCCCTCAGTACAAATAACATTGGGGAGGAAACACGGATGTACTTGGATGCTTTTGCGCGAAGTGCAAACCTTTCTTGGCAGCAGAATACAGAGGAAACTGTG GAATCATCTGCAGGTGATGGACGGCCATTTGTGTGTCCAATATGCAATAAATGCTTTGCCAAGGCTGCCATTCTGAAGCGTCACCATCTGGCACACTTCCGGCCGTACGTGTGTCACCTGTGCCCACGCTCCTTCACCAGGAGAGAGGTGTTGGCAGAGCACATGCTGGAGCACACGGGAGCTGACCTGCGGATGCCATGTCCTGTGTGTGGCATGACCATCAAACGTAAACGCAACTTACAGGCTCACATCAAAGTGAAGCATCCTGATTATTACCAGCAGAAAAGTTCAAAAAGAGAAGCAATGTGTTAA